The proteins below are encoded in one region of Clostridium pasteurianum DSM 525 = ATCC 6013:
- a CDS encoding methylenetetrahydrofolate reductase, giving the protein MLRNKVLNRDTGIITYAITPPRKVNSEEKIIEISQKHMERIKNIDIDGLIIYDIQDEADRLKDERPFPFFETIDPAVYGNEYMQDLNVEKIIYRCVGKYDERELKDSVNSGIQKDKFSVFVGASSKEQKVKLKLSDAYNIGEILKDNLTLGGVVIPERHTQNGDEHIRLISKMNKGCKFFVSQVIYNVEASKNLLSDYFYYCQENNIEMVPILFTLAPCGSLKTLEFMKWLGINMPKWLENDLIHSKDILDKSIDLSKSIFEELLEFALDKGIPIGCNIESLSIRKVEIEASVQLAKDIKLLIEGKRNSFNVTL; this is encoded by the coding sequence ATGTTAAGAAATAAAGTATTAAATAGGGATACAGGAATAATAACTTATGCTATAACTCCACCAAGAAAAGTAAATTCAGAAGAAAAAATTATTGAAATTTCGCAAAAACATATGGAGAGAATAAAAAATATAGATATTGACGGGTTAATTATATATGATATACAGGATGAAGCAGATAGATTAAAGGATGAAAGGCCATTTCCATTTTTTGAAACCATAGATCCGGCAGTATATGGTAATGAATATATGCAGGATCTAAATGTGGAAAAGATTATATATCGTTGTGTTGGTAAATATGATGAGAGAGAACTAAAAGATTCTGTGAATTCAGGAATACAAAAGGATAAATTTTCAGTATTTGTGGGAGCTTCCTCTAAAGAACAGAAGGTTAAATTAAAACTGTCAGATGCCTATAATATAGGAGAAATATTGAAAGATAATTTAACTTTAGGAGGGGTTGTAATACCAGAGAGGCATACTCAGAATGGTGACGAGCATATTAGACTTATTAGTAAAATGAATAAGGGATGTAAATTTTTTGTGTCACAGGTGATTTATAATGTGGAGGCTTCGAAAAATTTGCTTTCAGATTATTTTTACTACTGTCAGGAAAATAATATAGAAATGGTTCCTATATTATTTACTCTTGCACCGTGTGGTTCTTTGAAGACTTTAGAATTCATGAAGTGGCTGGGTATAAATATGCCAAAGTGGCTGGAGAATGATTTAATCCATTCTAAGGATATATTGGATAAATCAATTGACTTGTCTAAAAGTATATTTGAAGAATTGTTAGAATTTGCATTAGACAAGGGTATACCTATTGGATGTAATATTGAGAGCTTGTCCATAAGAAAAGTTGAAATTGAAGCTTCAGTGCAGTTGGCAAAGGATATAAAGCTGCTTATTGAGGGGAAAAGAAATTCATTTAATGTTACACTTTAG
- a CDS encoding flavodoxin domain-containing protein: MKTLIVYATKHGFSEKCSKLLKDKFSGEVVAINIKKDTIPNLSSFDNIIIGGSIYMGKIQKEIIKFCTENLNILKNKKIGLFICGMQKDNIETTLSNSFPVDLLYHASIKEYFGGEFILKNMNVTERFIVKMVAKIKEDVSSISEENINKFTKIMNGL; this comes from the coding sequence ATGAAAACACTTATAGTATATGCAACAAAACATGGTTTTTCCGAAAAGTGCAGCAAACTTTTAAAAGATAAGTTTTCTGGAGAAGTAGTTGCTATAAATATAAAAAAAGATACAATTCCAAATCTATCTTCTTTTGATAATATTATCATTGGCGGCTCTATTTACATGGGAAAAATTCAAAAGGAAATAATTAAATTTTGTACAGAGAATCTTAATATACTGAAAAATAAGAAAATAGGACTTTTTATTTGCGGCATGCAAAAAGATAATATAGAAACTACCCTAAGCAACTCTTTTCCTGTAGATTTATTATATCATGCTTCCATTAAAGAATACTTTGGAGGTGAATTTATATTAAAAAATATGAATGTTACGGAAAGGTTTATAGTAAAAATGGTAGCTAAAATAAAAGAAGATGTTTCTAGTATTTCTGAGGAAAATATTAATAAATTTACAAAGATAATGAATGGACTTTAA